CCTCAGACCTACCTCTTCTCCTCAGCCCTGGCCGAGGGCCTGGCGCCCACAAGACCCCTGACAGATAACGTTAATTGAAGACATGAGCTGAAACTTAGCCTGGTTCAAACGCTGCTGGAGCTCAGACCCCAGCCCCAATCACGGCCAGAGAAGCCGGAGGTGACTCACCTCCGTGTGCCCAGCCCTGGTGAGCACCTATCAAACAAGCCCATGTCCTGCTCCTGTGTTGTCACAGAGCAACAAACAAGGTCCTGGAGGGAGAAAAGATTCGGCTCTAAGGTAAAGGGAAACAGAGCTTCTATTCTGCGCTGACTCCGACTCACTCCCGCTGGCTCACTCACTACCCTCACAGCAGGCAGGTCATGCCCCCGATCCCTCACGATCCATCCTCCAGACACTCCCCCCGGCACTTCCTCAGCACCCAAGGGACACAGGGTGGCCCAAACAACCAGGGCCCTGCCCTTCCTGGGCTCACAGGCCAGCGTGAGAGACAGACCTGTCCCCAGACAGGGATGACCCAGAGAGGGCAGGACTGCAGCAGGGGAGCCCAGGGTCACCTGACCCAGCTtggggatcagggaaggcttcctggaagaagtgatAACTGAGCCGAGAGCTGGAGGAGAGGCAGTAAGCCAGGAAAACTGGACCAAGGGTGTACACTTGCTGCCCAGCATTTCTCTTCCTCAGCACCTGGCATGCATTCTTTCATCTCTTagagccctccctgcccccaccggTCCTCTCTCCTCTGGGGGCTCTACTTCTGCCCTCCCCTGacccccccacttccccctcaGACCCTTTCCTGCTCAAGCCTGGCTCCAGGCCTCTCCTTCTGCACTTCTGCACCTGCCCAGCACTTGGAGACGGGCCCTGGCTCCCCGTCTAACATTCAGGCCCTGGCCTGGCCTAAGCCGGGTCTAGACGCTCACACCTTCCCCCGCGCCCTCGGTCCCGGCAGCGCTGATGCAGCAGGAGGCGACCCAGAGGGAGGCCGAGGAGCTGCGGCACGTGCAGTGGCAGCTGAGGCCCATACGGGGCTGGGGCTTCTCGAAGCTGCTGTGGTACCTGGTGTTCCTGCAGCCCGTCATCACCGAGTTGCATCTGCGGCGCAAGAACGTCAAGTTCCTCTTCATCCGTTTCAGCGCCTGGCAGTACGCCGGCAGTGACAAGCTGTGGGCCGGCCTGGTGGCCACGCTGTGCGAGGGCATCCGCCAGCAATACGGCGCACTGCCCTTCAGCTTGTACTCGGTGCTGGGCAAGAAGGCGGCCACGAGGCCGGGCTACCGCCACCACGAGTGGCACTGCCGGGGCCACGTGTGCCTGGCACTGCTGGCGCTGCTGGTGGCGCTCAGCCTGGGCATGAGCCTGCTCTACGTGTCGATGGGCTCCCACGTACTGGACCACAGCAACATGTTCCGGGCATTCGGCGGCGCGGCCACCACGCTTTCGGGCTCCGGGCTGCTCATGGCCATGTACTCGGTGGGCAAGCACCTGTTCGTGAGCCAGCGCAAGAGAATTGAGCGGCTGGTGTCGCAGGAGAAGTTCAGCAACCATCTGGGATTCATGTGCCAGGTGAAGAAGGAGGTGGGGCTGCTCACCGActtcctgtgcttcctggagaTCTACCAGCGGCGCCGGCTGCGCGTCGTGCTCGAGATCACAGGGCTGGACACGTGCTACCCGGAGCGCGTGGTGGGCGTGCTCAACGCCATCAACACGCTGCTGTCCGACAGCCACGCGCCCTTCATCTTCATCCTGGTGGTGGACCCCAGCATCCTGGCCGCGTGCCTCGAGAGCGCCGGCTCCATGAAGGGCACGGCCGACAACGGTTACCTCTTCCTCAACCGCACCGTCACGCTACCCTTCTCCGTGCCCATCATGGGCCGCCGCACCAAACTGCAGTTCCTGCACGACGCGGTGCGAAGCCGCGACGACCTGCTCTATCGCGAGATGACGCTCAACGTGAGGTcacggggcggggccgggggcggggcggtgaCCGGGGgcgaggcgggggcggggggcggagaCGTCGCGCCGCTCCTGGAGATAGAGGGGCCGGCCCGGGCCGAGAGCGCGCAAAGCCTCCTGGAAGTAAAGGCGGCGCGCAGCATCCGGGAGGCGCTCTGCTGCCTGCACGACGAGTGCGACTGCCTCATCGATTACGTGCCCGACAACGTGGTGTCCATGCGGCGCATCGTCAACACCGTGCCCATCACCGTGCGCCTGCTGCAACAGCAGCAGGGGGACTTTGAGGGCCTCTCGCCGCGCCAGGCCGTGGCTTGGGTCGTGCTCGCCAACCAGTGGCCGTGCCGTCTCAGCTGGGCCCTGCAGTGCCTGGAGGACCAGCAGCAGGCAGGGAGCGCGCCCGAAGCCTGCGCGCCCCTCTGGGACGTGTTCTGCGACCACAGCCTCGAGCTGCACACCATGACCGCGACGCTGCAGAAGGTGCTCGACCTGGACGGCGACCCCGAGCTTTTCCGGCGCTTCCTGGGCGCTGACTTCCCCTTCACCGTGGCCGAGGCGCAGAGCCTCTTGCGCTGTACCGTTAACCTGGACCACTCCATACGCCACCGCATGGGCCTCATCCGGGCCGTCAGCACGCTCAAGACGCCCCGCTCGCCCAAGTCCCCTGCCCGCAAAGACCCGCACGCCGCCAGCGGAGCCAACCACGCCCCCGGGGCGGCCTGGGCAGGCCAGGCTCCTGCGCGTGTCTGTGAAGCCCACCAACCCCAGGACGGGGGCAAGTCCAGACCCGTGGCCTGAGTGCCCTTCACTTGGGGTCAGTCTAGCCCAGGTGGGCCTTGAATGGAAGACCTTGGGCGCAGCAGAGGGCAACACTTCCTTCTGCCCAGATGAGGGTGTAGGGGGCCTAAGTGGGTCCAAGTCCCAGGGTCCAGTGTCCGGAATGAGGCCTGTGGTGGCCACATTCCCCAGGTGAATCTGTGAGCCAGAGAGAACTGTTGGCAGTAGCCACCAGGAGTGGGGCAGTGTATCAGTGACAGCATCTGAGAGCCCGGGCAGAAGGACCCATGAGGAACTCGGGGTTCAAGTGCAATAAATGAAGATGTGAAAACCCCAGATTGGTCTTCATGCCCCAGTCTCCCCAGCTCAGTGAGGACTGGCCACCAGGCCTGCCCTGTTCTGCCAAGCCCACTTCATCCCCAGGGAGTCAGGCAGCCTCAGCTGGCAGCCTGCTCCCTGGCATCCCAGAGGCGGGAGTGGCTGTGGGGGAAGCGGGCGAGGCTGCGGAGGCAGGGGAGACGAAGGACAGAGGGATGCGCCCAGCTGACTCAGTGGAGCACACCCAGGCCTCAGGGGATCCAGGCCCTTGTCCCCACATCCAAGCCTGCCCCTCTGTGGGCGGGGCAGGAGCTGGCATTTCTGAGGGTGGTGTCCCCAGTGACCTCAGCGGGCTGCTCCACTCTTGGGGTGGCTCCTCCCCTGGCATAATGGGTTAATTAGGCCTCAACAGCACCCCAGCGCCGCCTCCACCAGACGAGTAATTGTCCAGGGGGGTACCTGCCTTACGGGTCACTCCACGGCCACCCAAGGAGCCCCTCGATGAGGACAGGTAAGTTGAGGAGCATATGAAGCCCTGGCAGTCCTGGCATGGCTGAGCTAGTGGCACCACCCTGGGCGTGCTGAGAGATGTTTTCCAACAGCAGAGGGAGAGCCTGCCCAAGAATGAAGCCACCACAGAGATGCACGGGTCCTCATGACGCTGTCAGACCGACGTCTCTGTAGACGTGCCAATGGAGACAACGTACCCCGCTTCCCGCAGCTCCCTCAGCCAACTTGACTTGGGCTTCTGTTTCTTACCACCCAGAGTCCAGGCCGGAAACAAACTGGCCCCAGCAGTGTTGGGCTGTTGGGGAGGCAGGACTAACCCTTAGATTTGGCTGGAGGTCAGGAGCAGGACTGAGGACACCCCCCGGGCCCCAGGAGGAAGCTGTGCCCCGTTACATGATGCCGAGCAGTGGTCAGACTGGTGCCCGATTTATCTTAGACTCTGACCGTGTGCCTGCCAAAGCTAGAGCTTTGGgggacaaagaaacaaaaaagaacaaaacagtatGTCAGAGGGGCTGGGTGTGGCCAAGATGGCTCCCTGTCCCCCGGCATTCATGGGCCCCTATAGTGTGGGGCTTTTGCTGGGGACTTGCACCTAGAAGGGAGTGGAAGTGACGTGTGTCCGTTTCCCATTGAAGCAACGAGTTAAGAGGCAGGTTTGCCTTCtccactctcctcccccacctgcctGCTGGATGCAGGGTCTCCTGAGGCCCTAGGGGATGGCAGAGCCACCAGAGGGCGCGGGGGCCTGGCTTCAGGAGTCACTTCGTGGAGAGAAGGTGCCCGTCACACCCAGAACACCCACGTGCAGGAAAACAAACATGTCCCATGTTAGGGCATCGAGATCTAAGATGTGGTACAGTGTCTAGCTTGGGCGATACTTGGACGGCTGAAGGCAAAGGTAAGAAAATACTCGGCCAAAGGGATCTAACTCCATGATCCAAGACCCCTAAAAGGTCGGAAAATCAGAGCATTGCAGAATTGGTCTATTagtctcctggggctgctgtaacaaagttccACAAACTGGGCAGCTtggaacaacagaaatttattttctcacagctctggaagtcagaagtccaaaatcaaggagCGGTCAGGGCCACACGCCCGTGGAAACCTAGAAGGGAaccctttcttgcctcttccagcttccggtGCTTTGCTGACGTCTTTGGCGTCCTTGGCTTGGGGTTGCATCATAAAGCCCTCCATCCTCCCAAGGTCTTCTGTGTTCTCACATCTTTCCTTTGAGCATATCTGTTCCGTcactgtctccaaatttccccttttcatatTGGACTGGGGTACTCTATAACCTcatttttaacttgattacctcgaTAAAGACACTATTTCCAAAGAAAAGTCCCATCCTGCAGTACTGAGGATTAGGACTTCACGTATCTttggtgggtggggaggtgggcacaATTCAACCCTGAACGAACAGTGGAAAAGGCCGAATTCCTCACCACAAGCTAAAGTGAAGGGCGGGGACAAGGCTGGGAACAGGCCCTCCCAGGCACCACAGGACGGGGAGgcaccctccccgcccctcccttcAGCCATCTGTCGATCACCTGGCCTGCAGGTGGAGGCAGAGAGCAAAGGGGATGGGCGAGCAACCAACACCGCTGTCAGGGCCAAAAGCCCCCACCTGGGTCGATTCCTGAGCAATGGCTAGATGCGACCAAAGGCCTACTGAGATTCTTAGGGGCCTGTACTGACAGACCCCAACCTGGCAAAGGACTGCGGTTTCTCAGCATCTTGAAACAAACCTCGCACTCCCCAGTCTCCCCAGGAAGACttgggcaggaggcagggcacCCTGGAGGGGCTCATTCCACACCCACCTCACACCCGGGCACGGCTGCGCCAGCCGGAGGATGACACTGTGCGGGTGTCTCCCTGGCTGCCAGCGGGGCGGGTGCCACTGGCTGACGTGGGTGGCTTCCCCCAGCCCCTCGCCCAGATGAGAGGGAGCCCCAAACGTGGCTGCCTTAAGGAGCGGTCAGGACACCGGAGCTGTTGGTGACTGAAGAGCAAACAGAAAGTGGCCTAAACAGGAAAGGTGTTCATCCCAGACACCCAGGCAGCTGCGATAGAAGATTCCGGCGTTTGTGCTGGAACCAAACGGGCTCCCAATCAGCAACGCTGTGGTTCTCATAACCTTTCCACCGCGTCTCTACCCACCCCGGGCCGGCCTCCCACGCAGGAGAGGAGTGGGCACAAAGGCCTGCCCCTTAAGTGGTTCTCGCCTTTTCTGAAGGATGAAACTCAGATTTCCCAGAAATGCCCAAGAGCCCTCTGGGCGCACCTCAGCGCCTGCCCGCGACCGGCCAGGCTCCGGGGCAGAGTGCCCTCCTGCCTGAACATCTAGGGCCGCCGGCGACAGGCTGGTGTCTGTCCTCCTTGGGCCACAGGCGACCGGGCAGAGGAATGACCTCTGGACCCGCGTGCCAGGTCCACCACCCTGAGAAGCTGGACCTGAAGCTGGAAGGTATCTGGGGGCTGTTCCCTCTGAAGAGAGGGAAGTGGAAGTGGGATCATACACGAGATGGCCAGCTGCGTCAGACACGGGAGTGTGGGTGCGCGCACCAAGAAGGGGCCTGCCTGTCCCGCCTCTCCTGTGGGGCCCATCCTCACACGCCCCAGCAGATGTTCTGCAGCCACGACccacctggcccctgccctccccgtCTCTGTGCCAGAACCCCCGCAGGGGGAGCCCAGGATCAGCACAAGCAGAGAGCAGGCCAGTGGGGAACCCAGCTCTGGTTTATTAGAAAAGGTGTGAGCAGACCTGCACCGACAGGAGCagccctcccccccccgccccccaccccgcacccgcGCCTCCCCCACCCTGGGCTGTAGTGCCTCTCAGGGCACAGCCTCGAGTGGCCCGGACAGCAGGGTCTCCAAGTCCTGgctgctccccaccccagctccctgaTAGATTTATTgcacttaagaaaaagaaagctctgaTCCTCTgatctcccccacccaccccagcccaggccctcaCCCTGCCTGGGGCTGCTCTACAAATTCCAACCACCACCATCATTCACCTCCCCTCCCAAGCCATGCCTCCTGCCTGGTCCTGTGCCCGGGGCCACCAGGGGATCATCCCGCCACCACCTAGGACTCCTGACCTCTACGGGGGGCAAGCCTGGCCAAATGGAGCCCTGGGGAAAGGTGCCCGGCCCTGTAGCCGGTATCCACTCCTCCCCCGCGTCCTCCTCCCATCCACCCCCAGCCCAGTCTTCGAGTGTCAGACACATAAATAGAAGTGCTTAAGTCAGGGTGGGGAGGGCCACTCCCTGTAGCTCCTGCACCCCGTGTAGTGTtgctgtggggggcaggggtccccaggaaggccccccaccccctggggccccaggcctcaggaaggctgggggtgagggtgagCAGATTCTCATGGCTCTGGCCTCAGCTCTTCAAAGACGGACCGGAAGAAGGGAACTTAGGGAGAAGAGATCGCAGGGGGGCGCCTGTCAGAGTCAGGCGCTCCGTCACTGGCTCCCCAGCTCCCGGGGCCCCAGGCCCTCACCGCACCTCAGGTGTCACAGTGTCTCCTGCCCAGATTCCTGACTGGCCTCCAGAAGCAGGTCCTCGAGCTCCTTCTCGTTCTTGGAGCAGCTCAGCTCTGCGCGAGAAGAAGGGTGGGCGGCCTCCAGTCAGGCGGGTGGGCTGGGGGGTACCAGCCCTGCCTGAGCTAGAGCCGCAGGGGAGCACAGGCCCAGGTACCAATGAGACCATGAGACTCAGAGTCAACAGAACTTGCGTGCCCTGCCCCCAAGGAGCTCCCCGGGATCTGAGGGAAGTTGAGGCGGGGACTGAGGATCGAGCCCCACTTGTCCCTGCCCCTTCAAGGGCCATTTTAAAGagggggaaaccgaggcacaccAACAAGCAGGTGCTTGGCCGGGGTCACACACAGCACACAGGGGCCCCAGTCACCTGGCCCCAGAGGTCCTCTCACCGTGTTCCAGGCCACAGCTGCCCACCTTGGCCTCGGGCCCTGGGGGCGGCTCCGGGGGCAGTGCGAGAGCGAACTCGGGCTTCAGGCCGTTGGGCAGCGGTGGCCCTGACTGGGGCGGCTCgggctgaggctgaggctgagaCGACCCTGGGTCCCGAGTGCTGACGGCCTCAGCTGGCGTCCAGGCAGGTGAGGTGGGCAGGAAGGATACGGCAGGTGGGGATGGAGGACgaggaggggcaggtggggaaggagaggcggGTGGCACAGGAGGCTCTGCCCTCTCGGGTGGACTCTCCACCCGGGTCACCACAAACACTTTGTGGCCCCGGCCCGGGCTGGACACGGAAATGCGCTGCtcggtgggggaggaggggcagcctggggggctcctgtccccagggcccagggagTCCGTGGGGGGCaccagggcggggcagggggccTCAGCCCTgtccccatcctcctcctccccatcctccccctcGGAGTCTGAGTCTGAGTCCGAGTCCGGCCCGGCGCCGGGGCCGGGGCCCCCGTTCTCCTGCGCCTCGGTGGCAGGCTCCTCCGCGGGCGCGCCGGCGTCTGGCTGGGGCTCGGAGACGGCGATCTCGGCCATGGAGGCCGACGGCTGCAGGCACTGCCCCTGCTCCTCCCGCGCCAGCGCGAAGTTGCGCCTGCAGCCGTTCTGGATCTCAGCGAGCAGCGCCTTCTGCGTCTCGATGAAGCTCTTCACCTGTGGGCAGAGCGGGCCTGGCTCGGGCTCTGGGTGGCCCGCCCC
Above is a window of Phocoena sinus isolate mPhoSin1 chromosome 19, mPhoSin1.pri, whole genome shotgun sequence DNA encoding:
- the NKPD1 gene encoding NTPase KAP family P-loop domain-containing protein 1 isoform X2, translating into MMLDKIMALMQQEATQREAEELRHVQWQLRPIRGWGFSKLLWYLVFLQPVITELHLRRKNVKFLFIRFSAWQYAGSDKLWAGLVATLCEGIRQQYGALPFSLYSVLGKKAATRPGYRHHEWHCRGHVCLALLALLVALSLGMSLLYVSMGSHVLDHSNMFRAFGGAATTLSGSGLLMAMYSVGKHLFVSQRKRIERLVSQEKFSNHLGFMCQVKKEVGLLTDFLCFLEIYQRRRLRVVLEITGLDTCYPERVVGVLNAINTLLSDSHAPFIFILVVDPSILAACLESAGSMKGTADNGYLFLNRTVTLPFSVPIMGRRTKLQFLHDAVRSRDDLLYREMTLNVRSRGGAGGGAVTGGEAGAGGGDVAPLLEIEGPARAESAQSLLEVKAARSIREALCCLHDECDCLIDYVPDNVVSMRRIVNTVPITVRLLQQQQGDFEGLSPRQAVAWVVLANQWPCRLSWALQCLEDQQQAGSAPEACAPLWDVFCDHSLELHTMTATLQKVLDLDGDPELFRRFLGADFPFTVAEAQSLLRCTVNLDHSIRHRMGLIRAVSTLKTPRSPKSPARKDPHAASGANHAPGAAWAGQAPARVCEAHQPQDGGKSRPVA
- the NKPD1 gene encoding NTPase KAP family P-loop domain-containing protein 1 isoform X1, whose translation is MNQHYTIHFTKGALPPRTPTKSYSSDRELGHQKDILTEDDIYCSCLAKTLCHVPVPVTVGFYAPFGCRLHMMLDKIMALMQQEATQREAEELRHVQWQLRPIRGWGFSKLLWYLVFLQPVITELHLRRKNVKFLFIRFSAWQYAGSDKLWAGLVATLCEGIRQQYGALPFSLYSVLGKKAATRPGYRHHEWHCRGHVCLALLALLVALSLGMSLLYVSMGSHVLDHSNMFRAFGGAATTLSGSGLLMAMYSVGKHLFVSQRKRIERLVSQEKFSNHLGFMCQVKKEVGLLTDFLCFLEIYQRRRLRVVLEITGLDTCYPERVVGVLNAINTLLSDSHAPFIFILVVDPSILAACLESAGSMKGTADNGYLFLNRTVTLPFSVPIMGRRTKLQFLHDAVRSRDDLLYREMTLNVRSRGGAGGGAVTGGEAGAGGGDVAPLLEIEGPARAESAQSLLEVKAARSIREALCCLHDECDCLIDYVPDNVVSMRRIVNTVPITVRLLQQQQGDFEGLSPRQAVAWVVLANQWPCRLSWALQCLEDQQQAGSAPEACAPLWDVFCDHSLELHTMTATLQKVLDLDGDPELFRRFLGADFPFTVAEAQSLLRCTVNLDHSIRHRMGLIRAVSTLKTPRSPKSPARKDPHAASGANHAPGAAWAGQAPARVCEAHQPQDGGKSRPVA